The Metabacillus schmidteae genome has a segment encoding these proteins:
- a CDS encoding FbpB family small basic protein, translating to MRKTRKKSFEELVKENKQQLLQDRVALDLLEERWEQRVLKRLD from the coding sequence ATGAGAAAAACAAGAAAAAAATCATTTGAAGAGTTAGTAAAAGAAAATAAACAGCAATTGTTACAAGATCGAGTAGCACTTGATTTATTGGAGGAACGATGGGAGCAACGTGTTCTAAAAAGATTGGATTAA
- the plsY gene encoding glycerol-3-phosphate 1-O-acyltransferase PlsY — protein sequence MIEAIIFILAYLLGSIPSGLIVGKLGYGIDIREHGSGNLGGTNTFRTLGVKAGLIVTGADILKGTLAAALPLIFGLDHLHQLLVGIFAVIGHTYPIFAKFRGGKAVATSGGVLLCYVPLLFITMLAFFFIVLYISKYVSLSSMLAGVYGIIYSLFTKDIPLIIVITLMTGFVIYRHRANIKRIMNKTEPKVKWL from the coding sequence ATGATTGAAGCCATTATTTTTATCTTAGCTTATTTACTAGGCTCCATTCCATCAGGTCTTATTGTAGGCAAGCTTGGGTATGGAATTGACATACGGGAACATGGGAGCGGGAATTTAGGTGGAACAAACACATTTCGGACATTAGGTGTAAAAGCAGGCTTAATCGTTACAGGTGCAGATATCTTAAAAGGAACACTTGCTGCTGCCCTACCTTTAATCTTCGGTCTTGATCACCTGCATCAATTGTTAGTAGGGATTTTCGCCGTTATCGGACATACATATCCAATTTTCGCAAAATTTAGAGGCGGAAAAGCAGTTGCCACATCTGGGGGCGTACTATTATGTTACGTACCGCTATTGTTCATTACAATGTTAGCCTTCTTTTTTATCGTTCTTTATATTTCAAAATATGTATCACTTTCTTCTATGCTTGCAGGTGTGTATGGGATCATCTACAGTTTGTTTACAAAGGACATTCCCCTTATCATAGTCATAACACTTATGACTGGGTTTGTTATCTATCGCCATCGTGCAAATATTAAACGTATAATGAATAAAACAGAACCTAAAGTAAAGTGGCTATAA
- a CDS encoding CoA-binding protein, with protein sequence MAIENPSREEIGQILKNSKTIAVVGLSNNPDRTSYLVSKAMQDAGYKIIPVNPTVDEVLGQKAVGRLSEIKDHVDIVNVFRRSEHLLEVAQEFLKIDADVYWAQLGLENEEAYQLLKDNNKTVIMNRCIKVEHAMTK encoded by the coding sequence ATGGCAATTGAAAATCCATCAAGAGAAGAAATTGGCCAAATTTTAAAGAACAGTAAGACGATAGCGGTTGTCGGTTTATCTAACAATCCTGATCGTACATCATATTTGGTAAGTAAAGCTATGCAGGACGCGGGATACAAAATTATTCCTGTAAATCCGACGGTTGATGAAGTATTAGGTCAAAAAGCAGTAGGACGTTTGAGTGAAATAAAAGACCATGTTGATATCGTAAATGTTTTTCGCCGTTCAGAACATTTGTTGGAGGTTGCACAGGAATTTTTGAAAATAGACGCAGACGTATACTGGGCTCAGCTTGGATTAGAAAATGAAGAAGCGTATCAATTATTGAAAGACAATAATAAAACCGTTATCATGAATCGTTGTATTAAGGTTGAGCATGCTATGACAAAGTAA
- a CDS encoding acyl-CoA thioesterase: MLISKAEIEVRYAETDQMGVVYHANYLVWMEVGRTKLIQDLGFSYAGMEEQGIISPVIDLEISYKKPMRYGETATIHTWIDEYNGIKSVYGYEIYSPAGELSVQAKSSHVCVNKETFRPVKFKKMFPDWHEAYEKAKK; this comes from the coding sequence ATGCTTATATCAAAAGCTGAGATTGAAGTCCGGTATGCGGAAACAGATCAAATGGGTGTTGTATACCATGCAAATTATTTAGTTTGGATGGAAGTGGGGAGAACAAAACTAATTCAAGATCTTGGTTTTTCTTATGCTGGAATGGAAGAACAGGGAATTATTTCACCAGTCATAGACTTGGAAATTTCATATAAAAAACCAATGAGATACGGTGAAACAGCTACAATTCACACATGGATTGATGAATATAATGGGATTAAAAGTGTATATGGATATGAAATATATTCACCAGCCGGTGAGCTATCTGTTCAAGCAAAATCAAGTCATGTTTGTGTGAACAAGGAGACATTTAGACCTGTTAAATTTAAAAAGATGTTCCCTGATTGGCATGAAGCATATGAGAAGGCGAAAAAATAA
- a CDS encoding HesB/YadR/YfhF family protein, with translation MKITIDNKAADWYINELQLEEGDTVQFFVRYGGCSNVQKGFSLGVVKQVPEEIGSSVESKGITFFVENRDLWYFDQHDLHVDLDEDAEEPVFQYN, from the coding sequence TTGAAAATAACCATTGATAACAAAGCAGCTGATTGGTATATAAATGAATTACAACTTGAAGAAGGTGACACAGTTCAATTTTTTGTTAGATATGGTGGATGTAGTAATGTACAAAAAGGCTTTTCACTCGGAGTAGTAAAGCAAGTACCAGAAGAAATCGGATCCAGTGTAGAAAGTAAAGGAATTACATTCTTTGTTGAAAATCGTGATTTATGGTATTTTGATCAGCATGATTTACATGTTGATTTAGATGAAGATGCTGAAGAACCTGTTTTTCAATATAATTAA
- a CDS encoding acid-soluble spore protein N produces the protein MAGQNDKQTHFNPNHVGTKSRGFGNNKGKQMQDTSGKHAQVIQTKGE, from the coding sequence ATGGCAGGTCAAAACGATAAACAAACTCATTTTAATCCCAATCATGTAGGTACAAAATCACGTGGCTTCGGGAACAATAAAGGTAAACAAATGCAGGATACTTCCGGAAAACATGCTCAAGTGATTCAAACAAAAGGCGAGTAA
- the tlp gene encoding small acid-soluble spore protein Tlp, with protein MTKHTRPNPDDRSDNVEKLQSMVQNTIENIEEAQDSMQFANSEERERIEAKNLRREESINAMRNEIKDEAQARENGYRYDQ; from the coding sequence ATGACAAAACATACTAGACCAAATCCAGATGATCGTTCTGATAATGTAGAGAAGCTTCAAAGCATGGTTCAAAACACAATAGAAAATATTGAAGAAGCACAGGACTCCATGCAATTTGCAAATTCAGAAGAGCGTGAACGTATTGAAGCTAAAAACCTTCGCCGTGAGGAAAGTATCAATGCGATGCGCAATGAAATTAAAGATGAAGCACAAGCTCGAGAAAATGGATATCGTTATGATCAGTAA
- the acnA gene encoding aconitate hydratase AcnA, with translation MTNQVTTKQDAFQARKNFTVNGKKYNYYSLQALEDAGIGNVSRLPYSVKVLLESVLRQVDGRVITKEHVENLAKWGTNDLKEIDVPFKPSRVILQDFTGVPAVVDLASLRKAMADLGGDPDKINPEIPVDLVIDHSVQVDRAGTPDALQFNMDLEFERNAERYKFLSWAKKSFDNYRAVPPATGIVHQVNLEYLANVVHAVQNDEGEFEAFPDSLVGTDSHTTMINGIGVLGWGVGGIEAEAGMLGQPSYFPVPEVIGVKLTGELPNGTTATDLALKVTQVLRQQGVVGKFVEFFGPGVAKLPLADRATIANMAPEYGATCGFFPVDEEALNYMRLTGRDEEQIQVVGDYCKANGLFFTPENEDPIFTKVVEIDLSEIEANLSGPKRPQDLIPLSMMKDKFHEHLVAPAGNQGFGLEATEINKEITVKFKSGEETNMKTGAIAIAAITSCTNTSNPYVLVAAGLVAKKATELGLEVPKYVKTSLAPGSKVVTGYLEKSGLLPHLENLGFNLVGYGCTTCIGNSGPLADEIEEAVAANDLLVTSVLSGNRNFEGRIHPLVKGNYLASPPLVVAYALAGTVDIDLQSDSLGKDKDGNDVFFKDIWPSTNEINEVVNKTVTPELFREQYEQVFDDNARWNEIETTDEALYVWDESSTYIQNPPFFEGLEAEPGKVETLKDLRVVAKFGDSVTTDHISPAGSIGKDTPAGRYLQENGVTPREFNSYGSRRGNHEVMMRGTFANIRIKNQIAPGTEGGYTTYWPTGEVKSIYDACMDYKEDGTGLVVLAGNDYGMGSSRDWAAKGTNLLGIKTVIAQSFERIHRSNLVLMGVLPLQFKDGDSAETLGLSGKETIEVEIDETVKPRDFVKVTATDEAGNKTEFEVLVRFDSEVEIDYYRHGGILQMVLRDKLKA, from the coding sequence ATGACTAATCAAGTGACTACGAAACAAGATGCTTTCCAAGCTCGTAAAAACTTTACGGTTAATGGAAAGAAGTACAACTACTATTCATTACAAGCGCTAGAAGATGCTGGAATTGGTAACGTTTCACGTCTGCCTTATTCAGTAAAGGTTCTTTTAGAATCAGTTTTGCGTCAAGTAGACGGCAGAGTCATTACAAAAGAACATGTTGAAAACCTAGCAAAATGGGGAACTAATGACCTTAAAGAAATTGACGTTCCTTTCAAGCCTTCACGTGTTATTTTGCAGGACTTCACGGGTGTTCCAGCTGTTGTTGACTTAGCATCATTACGTAAAGCAATGGCAGATTTGGGTGGAGATCCTGATAAGATTAACCCGGAAATTCCTGTTGACCTTGTTATTGACCACTCAGTACAGGTTGATAGAGCCGGAACTCCAGATGCTCTTCAATTTAATATGGATCTTGAATTTGAGCGTAATGCAGAGCGTTACAAATTCTTAAGCTGGGCAAAGAAATCATTTGACAACTATCGTGCAGTACCACCTGCAACTGGTATTGTTCACCAAGTAAACTTGGAATATTTGGCTAACGTTGTCCATGCTGTTCAAAATGATGAAGGTGAATTTGAAGCGTTCCCAGATTCTCTAGTTGGTACAGACTCACATACAACAATGATTAATGGTATCGGTGTTCTTGGATGGGGTGTTGGTGGTATCGAAGCGGAAGCTGGTATGCTAGGACAACCATCGTATTTCCCAGTACCTGAAGTTATTGGTGTTAAATTAACAGGCGAGCTTCCAAATGGAACAACAGCTACTGACTTAGCATTAAAAGTAACTCAAGTACTACGTCAACAAGGTGTTGTTGGTAAATTCGTTGAATTCTTTGGTCCTGGTGTAGCAAAACTACCACTTGCAGACCGTGCAACAATTGCTAACATGGCGCCTGAATATGGAGCAACTTGCGGTTTCTTCCCAGTTGATGAAGAAGCTCTTAATTACATGCGCTTAACCGGCCGTGATGAAGAGCAAATTCAAGTAGTTGGGGATTACTGTAAAGCGAATGGTTTATTCTTCACACCGGAAAATGAAGATCCAATCTTTACAAAAGTGGTTGAAATTGATCTTTCTGAAATTGAAGCAAACCTTTCTGGTCCAAAGCGTCCACAGGATTTAATTCCTCTTTCAATGATGAAGGATAAATTCCATGAACATTTAGTTGCTCCTGCTGGAAACCAAGGCTTTGGTTTAGAGGCAACTGAAATAAACAAAGAAATCACTGTTAAGTTCAAAAGCGGTGAAGAAACAAACATGAAAACTGGTGCAATTGCCATTGCCGCAATTACTAGTTGTACAAATACATCTAACCCATACGTACTTGTTGCTGCAGGTCTTGTTGCGAAAAAAGCAACTGAATTAGGCTTAGAGGTACCTAAATACGTAAAAACATCTTTAGCTCCAGGATCTAAGGTTGTTACTGGATACTTAGAAAAATCTGGTTTATTACCACATCTTGAGAATCTTGGATTTAACCTTGTAGGTTATGGATGTACAACATGTATCGGGAACTCTGGTCCACTTGCTGATGAAATTGAAGAAGCAGTAGCGGCTAACGATTTATTAGTAACATCTGTATTATCTGGTAACCGTAACTTTGAAGGTCGTATTCATCCTCTTGTTAAAGGTAACTACCTAGCATCACCACCGCTTGTTGTGGCTTATGCATTAGCAGGTACTGTTGATATTGATCTACAAAGTGATTCATTAGGTAAAGACAAAGATGGTAATGATGTATTCTTTAAAGACATCTGGCCAAGTACGAATGAAATTAATGAAGTTGTTAACAAAACAGTTACACCTGAACTGTTTAGAGAACAATATGAGCAAGTATTTGATGATAATGCTCGTTGGAATGAAATTGAAACTACTGATGAAGCATTATATGTATGGGATGAGTCATCAACATACATTCAAAATCCTCCATTCTTTGAAGGGTTAGAAGCTGAACCAGGTAAAGTAGAAACTCTAAAAGACTTACGAGTTGTTGCTAAATTCGGTGATTCTGTTACAACTGACCACATATCACCTGCTGGTTCAATTGGTAAAGATACACCTGCTGGACGTTACCTACAAGAAAACGGGGTAACACCAAGAGAGTTCAACTCTTATGGTTCTCGTCGTGGTAACCACGAAGTTATGATGAGAGGTACGTTTGCAAACATCCGTATCAAAAACCAAATTGCTCCTGGTACCGAGGGAGGATACACAACTTACTGGCCAACAGGTGAAGTTAAATCAATCTATGATGCATGCATGGATTACAAGGAAGATGGTACAGGTTTAGTTGTTTTAGCTGGTAATGATTACGGAATGGGAAGCTCTCGTGACTGGGCGGCTAAAGGTACTAACCTTCTTGGAATCAAAACAGTTATTGCTCAAAGCTTTGAGCGTATCCACCGTAGTAACCTTGTGTTAATGGGTGTACTTCCTCTTCAATTTAAAGATGGAGACAGCGCAGAAACACTAGGTTTATCTGGTAAGGAAACAATTGAAGTTGAAATCGATGAAACAGTAAAACCACGTGATTTCGTGAAAGTTACTGCTACTGACGAAGCTGGCAATAAAACAGAATTTGAAGTACTAGTTCGTTTCGATAGCGAAGTAGAAATTGATTACTACCGTCATGGTGGAATCCTTCAAATGGTATTACGTGATAAATTAAAAGCTTAA
- a CDS encoding TlpA family protein disulfide reductase, with amino-acid sequence MKKVLAISILIFLIGYAVYFAINPSSPKVGVSEGSAAPDFELETLSGESMSLSSLKGKKVIINFWATWCPPCRSEMPDMQKIQNEHNGDVVVLAVNLTSSENSVETVDSFVKELGLTFPVLLDGKGKINNQFEVLSYPTSYFVDENGVIQTKFVGALSYDQMNDFLNNL; translated from the coding sequence ATGAAAAAGGTTTTGGCGATTTCTATTTTGATTTTCCTTATAGGTTACGCTGTTTATTTTGCTATAAATCCAAGTTCACCAAAAGTAGGTGTATCTGAAGGAAGTGCTGCACCTGATTTTGAATTAGAAACTCTAAGTGGAGAGAGCATGAGTTTATCGAGTTTAAAAGGTAAAAAAGTAATAATCAATTTTTGGGCGACCTGGTGTCCACCATGTCGATCTGAAATGCCTGATATGCAAAAAATTCAAAATGAACACAATGGTGATGTAGTCGTATTAGCGGTGAACCTTACGAGTTCTGAGAACAGTGTAGAAACAGTTGACAGCTTTGTAAAAGAATTAGGGTTGACATTTCCTGTATTACTTGATGGAAAAGGGAAAATCAATAATCAATTTGAAGTGCTATCATATCCTACGTCCTATTTTGTAGATGAAAATGGTGTGATTCAAACGAAATTTGTTGGGGCGTTATCATATGATCAGATGAATGATTTTCTTAATAATCTTTAA